A single genomic interval of Zingiber officinale cultivar Zhangliang chromosome 4A, Zo_v1.1, whole genome shotgun sequence harbors:
- the LOC121969731 gene encoding uncharacterized protein LOC121969731 produces the protein MPKTSSSPSPNVTPMNPSLKPQPLLSFPHQILAPNPLPLAPAAPPLPSVEDQIDLLDSSFTHTHDHGSLLMDDEDDDPNILPSGTLAHSQSPLSSLLRDDDDGNDDDDDEDQDDEEDIDSEETLVEDQNPPSSAGNQRPIYSLNDALSVVPIVTPRIDPAPHISPQFYTFNRESHSLMVCCIMESRLATTDEIRAATPLSVLKSWRSVWKDRNEDTAYLTAWKRIQDKLRANLDDALPALFFKNNPLQRVSYVDQWQEIVTTAHADPDLLRHLGLKETIDRIKQSWTVGAKFYGIPESFIRVCVSSCPICSSSSFSLTPPGSSSLLRSKRRRFEYTESFEVPAKDVQRCLQQLAAKYTVVLCIRQKYIRYKPFTAEVKDYACHRAGEPSSATASVKKARALKREPYQSKRCGCGFRIRAIVPIMNYNDKDKTFVYQEEGTAIFKLYAIHTGHEPGPLDGNARIIHRVVGNKNTYEFGSEMYGVREDMEPEPFVSIMCKDDRDHYRIFIQQVRDLKVEVAMLEGRVAKMNPDMLSSVTHDLSDILRRLKSLGGEMQQDETAAMVGDEDVAEWRNNSCHHSGRHDVMFSKATKIIEADIDFGSDLGAIAPWDKMTSDCHDRKLLMRDCMKSGKWMLKEYCSNFDEKSILNCGVDEDSKLIKPLTHPSLVGMHVDGFYSDSTKWYDSPGGLDPSTDSGDDDFQHGGIV, from the coding sequence ATGCCGAAAACCTCGTCGTCGCCCTCACCGAACGTCACGCCGATGAATCCCTCCCTCAAGCCTCAACCCCTTCTGTCCTTCCCCCACCAAATCCTTGCCCCTAATCCTCTTCCTCTGGCTCCGGCGGCGCCGCCCTTGCCTTCTGTCGAGGACCAGATCGACCTACTCGACTCCTCTTTCACCCACACCCACGACCACGGATCCCTCCTCATGGATGACGAAGACGACGACCCCAATATTCTCCCTTCTGGAACTCTAGCGCATTCCCAATCCCCCTTATCCTCCCTCCTACGCGACGACGACGACGGCAatgacgacgacgacgatgaGGATCAGGACGACGAGGAGGATATTGACTCCGAGGAGACCCTGGTCGAAGACCAGAATCCCCCATCGTCTGCCGGCAATCAACGTCCCATTTATTCCCTCAATGATGCCCTCTCCGTCGTCCCTATCGTCACCCCCCGCATTGACCCTGCGCCCCACATCTCGCCCCAATTTTACACATTTAACCGGGAGTCACACTCTCTGATGGTATGCTGCATTATGGAAAGCCGACTTGCGACTACTGACGAGATCCGCGCCGCCACGCCCTTGTCTGTGCTCAAGTCCTGGCGCTCTGTATGGAAGGACAGGAACGAGGACACGGCCTACCTCACCGCATGGAAACGCATCCAGGACAAGCTCCGAGCTAACTTGGACGACGCCCTCCCTGCGCTCTTCTTCAAGAACAACCCACTGCAGCGGGTCTCTTATGTGGACCAGTGGCAGGAAATTGTCACCACTGCTCATGCTGACCCTGACCTACTGCGCCACCTTGGTCTGAAGGAGACCATCGACAGGATAAAACAGTCCTGGACAGTTGGTGCCAAGTTCTATGGAATACCGGAGTCATTCAtccgagtttgtgtttcttcctGCCCAATATGCTCCTCTTCATCATTCTCACTGACACCCCCAGGGAGCAGCAGCTTATTACGGTCCAAAAGGCGACGTTTTGAATACACAGAATCCTTTGAAGTGCCCGCAAAGGATGTGCAGCGCTGCCTGCAACAGCTTGCAGCCAAGTACACGGTAGTTCTTTGTATCCGCCAGAAATATATAAGGTATAAGCCTTTCACAGCTGAGGTGAAGGACTATGCATGCCACCGAGCAGGGGAGCCTTCTTCAGCAACTGCGTCAGTTAAGAAAGCTAGGGCTTTAAAGAGGGAACCATACCAGTCAAAACGATGCGGCTGTGGGTTTCGGATTAGGGCTATTGTTCCAATCATGAACTACAATGATAAAGACAAGACGTTTGTGTACCAGGAGGAAGGCACTGCTATATTCAAGCTATATGCAATTCATACTGGACATGAACCTGGGCCACTTGATGGGAATGCCAGGATCATCCATCGAGTAGTTGGAAACAAGAACACTTATGAATTTGGTTCAGAAATGTATGGTGTTAGAGAGGATATGGAACCTGAGCCATTTGTCAGCATTATGTGCAAGGATGACAGAGATCATTATCGCATATTTATTCAGCAGGTTCGTGATCTCAAGGTTGAGGTTGCAATGCTTGAAGGAAGAGTTGCCAAAATGAATCCAGATATGCTAAGCTCAGTGACACACGATCTGTCTGATATCTTGCGCAGGTTGAAGAGTCTAGGTGGAGAGATGCAACAAGATGAGACAGCAGCAATGGTAGGTGATGAGGACGTTGCAGAATGGAGGAACAATAGCTGTCACCATTCTGGCAGGCATGATGTTATGTTTAGCAAGGCTACTAAGATTATTGAGGCAGACATAGACTTTGGTTCAGATCTTGGAGCTATTGCGCCATGGGATAAAATGACATCAGATTGCCATGATAGAAAGTTGCTTATGAGGGATTGCATGAAGTCTGGTAAGTGGATGTTAAAGGAATATTGTAGTAACTTTGATGAGAAAAGCATCCTCAATTGTGGTGTAGATGAGGATTCCAAGCTGATAAAACCCTTGACTCATCCAAGTCTTGTAGGAATGCACGTAGATGGTTTTTATAGTGACAGCACTAAGTGGTATGACTCACCAGGTGGCTTGGACCCTAGTACAGATTCTGGAGATGATGATTTTCAGCATGGAGGGATTGTGTAA